One Aliiroseovarius sediminilitoris DNA window includes the following coding sequences:
- a CDS encoding helix-turn-helix domain-containing protein yields the protein MDLTARTAEQIGEALRRTRKARGWTQSDISARTNLRVATISSLENGDAGSKLATVLAVMAALGLEFRLVERGGSLEIEDIF from the coding sequence ATGGACCTCACAGCACGAACGGCCGAGCAGATCGGCGAGGCACTTCGCCGGACGCGCAAAGCGCGCGGCTGGACCCAAAGCGACATCAGCGCGCGTACGAATTTGCGCGTCGCGACGATTTCGTCGCTCGAGAATGGCGACGCGGGATCCAAGCTTGCCACAGTGCTCGCTGTTATGGCGGCACTTGGGCTTGAGTTCCGATTGGTGGAACGCGGTGGCTCGCTTGAGATTGAGGATATCTTCTGA